Sequence from the Clostridium saccharobutylicum DSM 13864 genome:
ACTTGCTGCAAATGTATAAACTACTCCGTTAATTGTAACTTGTCCAGTTTGCATTGCTCCTGATGCTGCTAAATAATATACTTTTCCATCAACTTCAACAACACCAGTTTGCATTGCTCCTGATACACTTGTGAAGTACCAAGTACCATTATCATTTACCCAACCTGTCTTCATTGCTCCATTTGAAGCTGTGAAATACCAGTTACCGTTATAATTTACCCATCCAGTTTGCATTGCTCCTGATGCATTTGTATAGTACCAAGTACTTCCATCTAGTACCCAACCTGTCTTCATTGCTCCTGAAGCATTTGTATAGTACCAAGTGCTTCCATCTAGTACCCAACCTGTTTTCATAGCACCTGATGCATCTGCAAAATACCAAGCGCTTCCATCATTTATCCAACCTGTTTTCATGTATCCAGTTGAATCAAAATAATACCATTTTCCATCTATAGCTCTCCAGCCAGTAGAATATGAATCTCCTTCTGTATTCCACCAACCTGTAGAATTTTGCTTCCATGCTGCTGATGCTCCTACTGGAGATACTGTAGAGATTGCAGCAACTGTTAATGCAACTGCAACTAATTTTCTTAACTTTAGATTTTTCATTTTTATATACCCCTCCTAATTATATTTATGTTTATTAATATACATTCTTGTTGGTATCATTAAGATTGCTCCTACAACAAATGTTATTATTCCAAAAATTGATAATATAGATAGAAAACGCTTTACTGTATTACAAATTATATCTTTTAAATAATCTGTATTTACATTGATGATATTATAAATTTTAAACATATTACCACCAAGCGATATTGCTAATAAAAATACTCCTGAAAATAAAAGACTAATTCCTATCCACTTTACAATCGAAATAACATTTTTCTCTAACATCAGTAGCGCTATAGCTAATACTATAGGTGCAATAATAAATGCTACTCTCATCTTATAAAATATAGATATCACTTTAGCTATTGTTTGAATCTTACTTGAATTCATCAAACTATTTAAGCTTATTTTTTGAACTTCTTTGTCTATAATATTTCCAGCTTCATCAGCTAATTTATTTACAATACTATCTAACTGATTTTGAATAATAGATTTTTTATCATCTGAAATACTGTTTAGCTTGTCCTTCACATTACCATTATGATTAGAATTTGATGTAGAGTTTCCCTCTTTTATCTCATTCTGATTAGATGATGATTCTTGTGAAGAATTATCATCAGAGTTACTCTGAGACTTAGCAGCATTAGCATTAGTAGCATCAGATGATCCTTTTGAAGATGAATCATTACTTGTTTCATCTTTATTATCATCATCCGGTGTTATGCCCTGCTGCCCTAACATTTTCCATGCTTGTTCTTCAGATATTCCTCTATCTTTTAACATTTGTCTAGCTTGATCTTCTGATATACCTTTTTCAGCTAATTTTTTCCTTACTTGATCTTCTATTTCGCTACGAGATGCTAATTTTTCAACTATCATATTATTTGATCCAAAATCTGATTTATTCTGAACATATATAATATTTTGAGTTTCAACTTTTCCCTGAGCATTATCTAAATTCTGAACAATTATCTTTCCTTCAGAACATGATAAATTAGTACTTTTTAGTTGATCATTAAAAGCAATTTCACCATTAGCTAAATTATTTTTTTCATCTTGCGATGTATTTTCTGATAATAAGTTACTACCACCAACAAAAGATTTTAAGATATCTGAAACTCTTTGTTTATATACTGTAGTATCTACAGTATTCATATTATTTTCACCTGTTTTTAAATACTCAATCAAACCAGTAATTGCAGTATCAGATTCTCTTTTTATATCATCTTCTGTTATTAATGATTCCTTAATATCATAATTTATGTTCTTTTCCTTTAGCACAGAATCTATTTTACTATATATGGATTCTGTAACCTTTTTATAAGTACCCTCTTTATTAAGCATATTTATATAAGTGTTTTTATTTAAAACGAAACAATTTATAAATACGGTTAACACAGCTAGCATAATACTAAGCATTAATAATATTTTAATTATAATGCTAGTA
This genomic interval carries:
- a CDS encoding N-acetylmuramoyl-L-alanine amidase family protein, whose amino-acid sequence is MKNLKLRKLVAVALTVAAISTVSPVGASAAWKQNSTGWWNTEGDSYSTGWRAIDGKWYYFDSTGYMKTGWINDGSAWYFADASGAMKTGWVLDGSTWYYTNASGAMKTGWVLDGSTWYYTNASGAMQTGWVNYNGNWYFTASNGAMKTGWVNDNGTWYFTSVSGAMQTGVVEVDGKVYYLAASGAMQTGQVTINGVVYTFAASGEATGDNIPTPDKGFSSSGISQTPNTTGSNNSSSSSRSSGSSGAGHHKSSSSYAINAASGYNKITKKSDDTYSARANADGMFRFTIDNKSDDNSYFYATNEDGTDVNITADKDGMYAIDINAGASNVIVIKEIVRSQDAESGVTYKVLNTYKLTVTK